A portion of the Trachemys scripta elegans isolate TJP31775 chromosome 11, CAS_Tse_1.0, whole genome shotgun sequence genome contains these proteins:
- the VIL1 gene encoding villin-1, which translates to MPELTAKVTKTLNRTTPGLQIWRIEKMEMVPVPPKSYGNFYEGDCYVLLATHKTGNSFRYDIHYWLGQESSQDEQGAAAIYTTQMDEHLGGVAVQHREAQGNESNVFKGHFKQGLIYKKGGVASGMKHVETNTYNVQRLLHVKGKKNVVAGEVEMSWNSFNQGDVFLLDLGKLIIQWNGPESNRAERLKGMNLAKDIRDRERGGRAQVAVVDGEDEATTPELMKILTHVLGDRREIKAAIPDTVVDQKLKSILKLYHVSDAEGNLVIQEVATRPLTQDLLQHEDCYILDQGGLTIYVWKGRKSTKEEKQQAMSRALGFIKAKNYPPSTRVQTENDGAESAMFKQLFQKWTVSNQTSGLGKTHSLGKVAKVEQVKFDATTMHAKPEVAAQQKMVDDGSGEVEVWRVEDLELAPVETRWLGHFYGGDCYLILYKYLVNNKLHYIIYIWQGRHASKDEITASAYQAVILDQQYNNAAVQVRVPMGKEPAHLMAIFKGRMVVYAGGTSRAGNTEPMPSTRLFHVHGTTEYNTKALEVTPRASSLNSNDVFVLKTQACCYLWYGKGCSGDEREMAKTVADLIAKTEKLVIAEGQEPDNFWVALGGKSQYANSKRLQEETLSITPRLFECSNQTGTFVATEITDFNQDDLEDDDIFLLDTWDQVFFWIGEHANETEKKEAAVMAQEYLRSHPSGRDADTPIIVVKQGYEPPTFTGWFLAWDSLKWSDKKSYEELKAELGEDSQFSQLTTEITSQDIFTANTTFGSRTFQTFPQELLVNKSLDELPEGVDPSRKEEHLSSDDFTVVFGMPRNAFAALPLWKQQKLKKEKGLF; encoded by the exons ATGCCGGAACTCACCGCCAAAGTCACCAAGACGCTGAACAGAACCACGCCCGGGCTGCAGATCTGGAGAATCGAG AAAATGGAGATGGTGCCGGTGCCTCCCAAAAGCTACGGGAACTTCTACGAAGGGGACTGCTACGTGCTGCTGGCG ACGCACAAGACTGGGAACAGCTTCAGATACGACATCCACTACTGGCTGGGCCAGGAGTCGTCGCAGGACGAGCAGGGGGCGGCCGCCATCTACACCACGCAGATGGACGAGCACCTGGGCGGGGTGGCCGTGCAGCACCGCGAGGCCCAGGGCAACGAGAGCAACGTCTTCAAGGGCCACTTCAAACAGGGACTCAT CTATAAGAAGGGTGGCGTCGCCTCGGGGATGAAGCATGTGGAGACCAACACGTACAATGTGCAACGGCTGCTGCACGTGAAGGGCAAGAAGAACGTGGTGGCTGGAGAG GTGGAGATGAGCTGGAACAGTTTCAACCAGGGGGACGTTTTCCTGCTGGACCTGGGCAAGCTCATCATCCAGTGGAACGGGCCGGAGAGCAACCGCGCCGAGCGGCTGAAG GGCATGAACCTGGCCAAGGACATCCGGGACCGCGAGCGGGGCGGGCGTGCCCAAGTGGCTGTGGTAGATGGTGAGGACGAGGCGACCACCCCAGAGCTGATGAAGATTCTCACCCATGTGCTGGGGGACCGGAGGGAGATCAAGGCAGCCATCCCCGACACCGTGGTGGACCAGAAGCTGAAAAGCATTCTGAAGCTCTACCA TGTCTCCGATGCTGAGGGGAATCTGGTGATCCAAGAGGTCGCCACCCGCCCCCTGACCCAAGATCTGCTGCAGCACGAG GACTGCTACATTCTCGACCAGGGTGGCCTGACCATCTACGTCTGGAAAGGCAGGAAGTCCACcaaggaggagaagcagcaggccATGAGCAGAGccctg GGGTTCATCAAAGCCAAGAACTACCCACCCAGCACCCGCGTGCAGACCGAGAACGACGGGGCCGAGTCGGCCATGTTCAAGCAGCTCTTCCAGAAATGGACTGTCAGCAACCAGACCAGCGGCCTGGGCAAGACCCACAGCCTGGGCAAAGTGG CCAAAGTGGAGCAGGTCAAGTTCGACGCCACCACCATGCACGCCAAGCCCGAGGTGGCCGCGCAGCAGAAGATGGTGGACGACGGCTCCGGGGAGGTTGAG GTCTGGCGCGTGGAGGACTTGGAGCTGGCGCCGGTGGAGACGCGCTGGCTGGGCCATTTCTACGGCGGCGACTGTTACCTCATCCTCTACAAGTACCTCGTCAACAACAAACTGCACTACATCATCTACATCTGGCAG GGCCGCCACGCCAGCAAGGATGAGATCACCGCCTCGGCCTACCAGGCCGTCATCCTGGACCAGCAGTACAACAACGCGGCCGTGCAGGTGCGGGTGCCCATGGGCAAGGAGCCTGCCCACCTCATGGCCATCTTCAAGGGAAGGATGGTGGTGTACGCG GGTGGCACCTCGCGGGCTGGCAACACGGAGCCGATGCCATCCACCCGCCTCTTCCACGTGCATGGCACCACTGAATACAACACCAAGGCCCTCGAGGTGACCCCGCGCGCCTCCTCCCTTAACTCCAACGACGTCTTCGTGCTGAAGACGCAGGCCTGCTGCTACCTCTGGTACGGGAAG ggctgcagcggggacgAGCGGGAGATGGCGAAGACCGTGGCCGACCTCATCGCCAAAACAGAGAAGCTGGTGATAGCCGAGGGCCAGGAGCCGGACAacttctgggtggccctgggaggGAAATCCCAGTACGCCAACAGCAAGCG ACTGCAGGAGGAGACCTTGTCGATAACACCCCGCCTCTTCGAATGCTCCAATCAGACCGGCACGTTTGTGGCCACGGAGATCACCGATTTTAACCAAGATGACTTGGAGGATGACGACATCTTCCTGCTGGACACCTGGGACCAG GTGTTCTTCTGGATTGGGGAGCACGCCAACGAGACGGAGAAGAAGGAGGCGGCCGTGATGGCGCAGGAGTACCTGAGATCTCACCCCAGCGGGCGCGACGCCGACACGCCCATCATTGTGGTGAAACAAGGCTACGAGCCCCCGACTTTCACGGGCTGGTTCCTGGCCTGGGACTCCCTGAAGTGGAGC GACAAGAAATCCTACGAGGAGCTGAAAGCCGAGCTGGGAGAGGACAGCCAGTTCAGCCAGCTGACCACG GAAATCACAAGCCAAGACATTTTCACTGCCAACACCACCTTCGGATCAAGGACCTTCCAGACCTTCCCCCAGGAGCTGCTGGTGAACAAGTCCTTGGATGAGCTGCCCGAGGGAGTGGACCCTAGCAGGAAGgag GAGCACCTGTCCAGTGACGATTTCACCGTGGTCTTCGGCATGCCCCGGAATGCCtttgctgccctgcccctgtGGAAGCAACAGAAGCTCAAGAAGGAAAAGGGCCTCTTCTAA